In Drechmeria coniospora strain ARSEF 6962 chromosome 03, whole genome shotgun sequence, the DNA window CGGCAGGCGTGGGTGCCGCCCATCACaatcgccatcatcatcgctgAACCTGCGACGCCATGACCGCGCAGGTCCACGCCGCAACGGAGGGCACGCTCctccgccctcgccgcgagCCGCTCTCTCCAGAGTaccgaggcgacgacggcgagtaCGTGGAACTAAACGACCtttcatcctcgacgaccacGTCGGTCGAATCCCTGCCCAGGTACGAAGCTGTCATCGGACTGAGtatctcctcgtccgcggcAGCCTCCCCTGCCGGTCCCTCGACCAATCTCCACGCGACGCACACGTTCCAGATCGAGACGCTCGGCCATCCCCTCATCGCCCTTCCATTTTCAACCACGCCCGTCCCCATCCTCATCTACCGAGTGCTCCCGACGGGAACCCTCGGTCCCCTGGCCTACCAATCGCTGCGACAGACTCGCCGCTCGgggaactccgtactcgtcaAGCCGGACGACCATCTCGCCGAGCAACCGCTCTGCAGCACATCATACCGCTTCGGACCGAAGCGTCCGCCCCATAtgcagctgctcggcgaggccgcctGCGACGAGGTCTTCGAGGTCCACGCCAAGGGCTGCCACACGCGCGCCCAGGGCATTCGCACACACCTGGGTACCTTTCGCTGGCGGTACGCGAGTCGCGCCGAGCGCAGGGCCGCCGGGGCGGACAGTCTCGTCGTCCTAGATCTCGTCACTTcggtcgccctcgccggcggcaagtcgcgggagcgacggcggagaaTCGCCCAGCTCGTGCGTAACGACGAGTGGCGGACCAAGGGCACGCGCGGCTGCAccgccggcaacggcggccggTTGATGATGGACCTCGGCGATTGGGCCGCCGCGAAAAGCGAGCTTCTTCAGATGGAGGTCCTTGTCATTGCGAGCTGCATCGTCATGCTGAAGAAGGAGGTGGACAGGAGGAAGATGCAGCAAATGATCATCATGGCCGGCGGGGCCGGAGGAGGCCCCTAAGCTGAGGAAGGTCGGTCGCCTCGTATGTTCATGTGCTGGATTCGCTGCGGCCCATCTCTCTTCTCGACGTCAATAGCGAATGCCTTTCCGCAGTAAAAGTACTGCCGAATGCGATCCAGGTACATGGCATTAACGAAGGAGCCTGTGCCGCTCCGGAACTTGCTCGCCACCGTGGTAGATGTTTCCAATAGAAAAAAATCGACTCTAGGCAGCGCTTGAAAGGAGGACAGTCATGAACATGACCCAAGTAATCCATCGCAACGGGCCTTTGTATTTTTTGACCAAGATGACCAAGATGACCAACGTCGAGAGTCCTTCGTGGATCCGTTACTTTGCCGTTCCAAATGAAAAAACAAGGGTTGGCGATAAATCAAGGCCAAAGAACGACGTGCGGCGGGTGCCTTCGCAGACCGTTCATTCTTGTGCTTATGAGTTGCTGGCACCTTTGCCATGCATCAACAGCCGAGATCAataggagggggggggatgcACAAAAATGCCAACGGTCACAGTTACTTGGACTGTACAAGTTGCAACAAAATCATATCGAGGGATCTAAAATTTAAATAAAATGATTCGACAATTGCCGTTGTCAGTTCCGTGTCCGTACGAAACGGGGAGGTGAGGTGAAGGTGTTCGTTTATGCTGAGTCACGTGACTCAATCATGCCTCAGGCCCTGAttcgtccgagtcgaggtGCGATGAATTCTGGCAAAGGCTCAGCACCCCCATCACCAATCATCCAACAACCCCAAGTCCGCCAAAATGCCTGCTGCGTGGAAAGCCGCCGGTTTGACGTACGTCAATTGCCCTTGCTCGACTTTCTCGCCTCTCCGACATGTCCAATGCGCCGAATAGACGACCGAGAGCTAACGGGAGGCGCCAAACAGTTACAACCGCTACCTGGCCATCGCCGCCCGAGCTGTCCGCCGCAGCCTCAAGGAGGAGAGCCGAATCGCTGCCGAACGCCGTGGCGACATGGAACTTCGCTTCGCAAAGTGGCAGGTACGTGCCGGTTTCGAAGCCGCCCGTGACCGGAGAATTCGTCGAGACTGACGCTTAATACCGCAACAGAACGGCAAGCAGGGTGATGTCAAGGACCTCGCCTCCGCCAACGCGGCCGCCATGACCGAGAACGCCTCCTgatggacgatgccgagcgGGGGGGGGATTCTAGATGGATGCCCATGGGGGTAACGACGGCGGAGGATGTGCATTCGGCGCCATGGGAGCGAGGAGCAAGGCCGCCGAACGGTAGATACCTCGGTCGCCATCGCGGGCCGCTGTACTATTCATGATTGCTGCAATGCAACAATCTACCCTATGCATGAGAAGCCCATAATCCTCGTGGTCTTGCTGTGAAGGCGAGACATTGCGCCGGGAGTACGGAGCGACCAGGTGGCCCATGTTGAAATCCTCGTGCACGCAGACAACGCCGACCACCGCTTGTGACATTCATTTCCAGCATCTTGGTCTGTAGCAACCCTCCCGCGTCGCTTGCAGGCACCGGTCATGTCTTTCATGCGTAATTTTTGTCGCAGACGGCCGCCTCCCCACGCACGGCAGCTCTTCCGATTTGGTGCTTCGTTCGAACAAAGGATGGTGGCAACGGCGCCGTGGGTCGTCGGAGGGGAGGCCCCAAAGACTTCGAGCAATACAGTGCTGCGCTGCAGGGAAGTACCCCTCGGCAGCACGCATCACGCTCCACAACCCCCCCTTCCACCCACCCATTCCGAGCTCAATCGCCAACCTCGAGGCCCGACTCATCTCTTGGCAGCCGTGACGCCGTTGCAAACGAGGCCGAATGTCAGAGCAGTAACTCCGCATCGGCAAAAATGGCCACCTACGGGGTCGGCGCGTCGGACGGTAAATATGCCATGCCCAATGAAGCAGCGGCCTCTCGTCCAGCAAATCACTGACTCGGTGGCAGAAATCGCCTGGATTTCCGAAGGCCAGGCTGCCGAAccgcgaccgccgccgccgccgcccaacaTCACGAGCCCAGGCATCGTTGCCGTGGATATCACCAGCAAGTTCGTAGAGGCGGCCGCGAGTAAGCCTCAtcccctcctcgacctccctCTCCCTGCACGAGCACCTGATGGACAAGGCTGCCTGCTGACTCCCGCTAGCCCTGAGCCCCGGCGAGATCGTCAAGGATGGCATGTTCACGCTTTTCGAATCAGTCGCTGCTCTCGAGGTTGCTCCTCCCCCGCATTcttccctccctcgtccATGCTGCGTTGGGCCAATGCCGCTGACGCTGATGCAGATCATGGACCCCAAGATGGACAGCGGCTGCGTCGGGCCCGGTGATGAGTTTGAGGAGATGTACGACGTGTCGCAGCCACTCCTTCCCGAAGAAAttctcggcatcatcgaTCAGCTTCTCTGCCACGAGGTCGGCTCGCGGGATCCCGATGGAACGGTGCCGCGGCGTACTGACCGTGCATAGATGTCCTGGCACCTAGGCTACCCCCTATCCCAGACCGTCTTCACGAGTGTCTACGTGGAAGCGCTCCTAATGCCGAGCCCGCACAGCACGAACGAGGCGACCTTTGTGAGGGAGCCGGACGGCGCTGCGACGGAGCAACCgatgctgctggtgctgagGGCGTACTGTCTCGCCATGCTCAAGGCCTGCAACCACGTCAACGAGCGCATCAAGTCGGAGCATTATTATGAGGTGACTGCCGTGCCTGCGTCGGTGCCGGAGAGTTCCATTTTCATCTGACCGAGCCGTAGGAGGAGGATTTCGTCACAAACACGTACCACCGTACGCTGCTCGACAACCTGTCAACGAGCGACATACTCGCCGTCCTGGCAGAAGCCGAAGAGTTCCTAGCGTCCCGGCAGGAGTCCATCGATGGCCAGGTTGTAGACGCGCTTCTCCATCGCTTGCAGCTGAGACGCTtgttcctcgtcgccgccgagtgTCCCGTCCATGTCAAGGACCCGGAAATGGCTCGAGAGCCTTGGACGCAAGCGTTGTCTGTCTTGCCAAAGATAAAATCGACCCATGCTCTCGCCAAAGCCAAGGACGAAGCATTCAGCGTCAAGCTGCAGAGAAAGCTCGCAAGCACCATGCCTCCCCGACCGATCGTGGagctcggcttcgacgacgcgTTCCGTCACCTGTCCCGCCTCTTCGAAGATGGCTCCGAAATCATTGGCGTTCTCCAGTACGCCGACTCCCAAAGCCTTCTGGTAAGCGAGCGACTCGGTCACGGCATGCACCGCCAAGACTGGCCGGCTGATGCGCCCTAGACCTTCGTGGCAACCTTTCAATCCAAGAAACCCCAACCTCTCGTCTACGTGAGGACGCTGCTGCAAACCTTTCTGTTCGACGCCATGGAGGTCCTGGGCTCGATGAGCATCCGCCaactcctcgacgacgacctcagCATCGTCACCCTTCCGGCGAGCCCGCTGTTGGACCGCGATAATGATGACGTCGAAGCGATGCAAGATCCGCgcttcgccatcgcccaGCAGATGGAGCTGTTCCGGAAGAGAGCGGCGCAGCCGTTCTTGGACATATTCAGGACTGCGTGCCAGAACCGGTGTCGCGTGCGACGAACGCTGTGCCACGTCATTCGGGACTGGGACCAGCTTCAGGCGGAAGCGGAGGACGTGGACCAAATTCTGCAGGTCAAATCGAAGGAACAGCCTCTGCTGCGGCAGTCCGCCACCGGAGACGCCCCCGTTGAGACCTACGCACTGTCACTATCGTCGTGggcgtacctgtacaagctTCGACAGATGGAGTGGATCGTGCAGCTGGGCTTCGAGCTGCAGGTGTACCAGCCCGACGAGCTGGCCGgcatgtactggtacctcAACCATCTCGCCAAATGCCGGCTGGAGCACTCGGAGCGCATCAAGGGCTTTGTCGtccgcgacgtcgaggaggcacGGTTGCGGCGACAAAGGCCGAGTCCCGCGGCGGATGAGCAGCTGCAGCGGTCGCTTGCCTACGCGAGGTTGTCccttctcgacgccgccgtgaCGTGGGAGCTATCCGACGCCCTGTGCTGCCTCTACATCGTTCTcggtcgcctcggcctcttGCAGTCACCGGCTCGACCGTTGAGCGAAGATCGGCTTCGGTACGACCTTCGCATGAAGCCCTTTGCTTCCATCAGCTTCCCCGAGTTGCCCTCCTTTGACCTCTTCTCCGCCGGCGTGACGCAGACGGAAACGACTTCGGAAGAGCTGCTGGAGTATGGCGAGAAGGCGGTGGCGGGCGCCAAGAAGGGGCTCGAggctctcggccgtcttTCGCCGACGGAGTCGTTTTCCCTCGGCTCGCACGATCGATGGTCAGCTTTGGTCAAGGGCGCTCTGAAGTCAAGCATCGCGACGGGCATCGCCATCTCCAGTTTACAGCGCGCGCTGCGCAGGCGTTCGGAAGGAGTTGGGCTCGAGGTTCGTGCCGAGGTGCCCGCTCCGGACAAGGCGTACCACGACTGGTGGATCGTCCCCAAGATATCACCAACACCGGCAGAGTGATTCTGCAAGCGCAAGATGCGCGTCCGGTGCAAAGGAATGCATCATCTCCAGGCCcttccccgacggcggcgtgagACGATGAGGGAATGATGGATTGATTCTACCCGAGACAGGCCTGCTGAAATGAACAGGCGTATTCTCCATCCGTGCCCGTACCCGTCCGTTCCCCGAAACCGAcgtgtcgtcgccgctcaACCCATACCCATCCGTCgctccctcctcgccacAATCCACGCGAAGAATGGCATCAAATAATCCCCCACAGCCGTGATGTCCGCCTttcccctcctccgcctctgGCTTTTTTTCCCTGTCGACGAGTCGAAGTGTGTTGAGCCCCATCCGGAGTGAGCGGAGAGAGAATCGTCTTCTCCAGAATGGCTTCCCGTGCGGCATGGCTCGGAGCGTCAAACGAGCGTTTACGTGCGCTTGCGGATCTGGCGAAGCTTGACGGTCTGCTCGTAGAGCACATCCTTGAAGGCGAAAAGGAAAGCGGCCGTCAGGACACTTTGGGTGACCTTGGGGCCGATGCCTGCGAGATGGATGGGGTCAGCGAGCTTCGGGACAAGAGGCAGCGGCGGGTCTGGGTACCCTTGTACAGGCCGGCGTAGCCCTCCTCTCGGATGAGACGGCTCAGGGTCTGCGACATGCCCTCCTTCTTGGGCGAGTGGGAGGCGACATGCATCCGGCTCTTGACGGTGATGTAGGGGTAGGTGATGGAGGTGGCGAACAGcttgccgagggcgccgaggaagaaggcgaTGGCGGGCGTGACCTTGCGCTTCTTCTCGACCCAGTTCTTCATCTGCTCGAAGAGGGTGTACTGCAGGATCGGgttgatgacgaggacgagggcgggaaGGACGCCGGCGAAGAGGGCCTGGGGACCCTCGTTCTTGAGCAGGGCCATGAAGGTGGCCACGGTGGAGGGGGCCTTGGACttggcggcggaggcggactcgaggtcggcgcgggcctcggcgtcggcgtgctgCTTGCGGGTGGTGATGCGGGTGTTGACGACCCAGATGGGGTTCGTGATGATGACGGTGGcggagccggcgatggcgccggcgatcATGGACTGGACGGTCGAGA includes these proteins:
- a CDS encoding hypothetical protein (related to atp synthase epsilon chain), whose translation is MPAAWKAAGLTYNRYLAIAARAVRRSLKEESRIAAERRGDMELRFAKWQNGKQGDVKDLASANAAAMTENAS
- a CDS encoding Mak10 subunit, NatC N-terminal acetyltransferase, whose product is MATYGVGASDEIAWISEGQAAEPRPPPPPPNITSPGIVAVDITSKFVEAAATLSPGEIVKDGMFTLFESVAALEVAPPPHSSLPRPCCVGPMPLTLMQIMDPKMDSGCVGPGDEFEEMYDVSQPLLPEEILGIIDQLLCHEMSWHLGYPLSQTVFTSVYVEALLMPSPHSTNEATFVREPDGAATEQPMLLVLRAYCLAMLKACNHVNERIKSEHYYEEEDFVTNTYHRTLLDNLSTSDILAVLAEAEEFLASRQESIDGQVVDALLHRLQLRRLFLVAAECPVHVKDPEMAREPWTQALSVLPKIKSTHALAKAKDEAFSVKLQRKLASTMPPRPIVELGFDDAFRHLSRLFEDGSEIIGVLQYADSQSLLTFVATFQSKKPQPLVYVRTLLQTFLFDAMEVLGSMSIRQLLDDDLSIVTLPASPLLDRDNDDVEAMQDPRFAIAQQMELFRKRAAQPFLDIFRTACQNRCRVRRTLCHVIRDWDQLQAEAEDVDQILQVKSKEQPLLRQSATGDAPVETYALSLSSWAYLYKLRQMEWIVQLGFELQVYQPDELAGMYWYLNHLAKCRLEHSERIKGFVVRDVEEARLRRQRPSPAADEQLQRSLAYARLSLLDAAVTWELSDALCCLYIVLGRLGLLQSPARPLSEDRLRYDLRMKPFASISFPELPSFDLFSAGVTQTETTSEELLEYGEKAVAGAKKGLEALGRLSPTESFSLGSHDRWSALVKGALKSSIATGIAISSLQRALRRRSEGVGLEVRAEVPAPDKAYHDWWIVPKISPTPAE
- a CDS encoding peroxisomal membrane protein PMP47B translates to MASPPTNDNVAHALAGAGGGILSMALTYPLITLSTRAQVESRKTDAKFVEAVRHIVAREGVAGLYAGINSALFGISVTNFVYYYWYEWTRAFFERARASKKLSTVQSMIAGAIAGSATVIITNPIWVVNTRITTRKQHADAEARADLESASAAKSKAPSTVATFMALLKNEGPQALFAGVLPALVLVINPILQYTLFEQMKNWVEKKRKVTPAIAFFLGALGKLFATSITYPYITVKSRMHVASHSPKKEGMSQTLSRLIREEGYAGLYKGIGPKVTQSVLTAAFLFAFKDVLYEQTVKLRQIRKRT